A single region of the Vicia villosa cultivar HV-30 ecotype Madison, WI linkage group LG4, Vvil1.0, whole genome shotgun sequence genome encodes:
- the LOC131600170 gene encoding benzyl alcohol O-benzoyltransferase-like gives MAQSLLFTVKRRAPELVIPSKPTPREIKLLSDLDDHDTLRFHIAGIQFYKYDPNMAGKDPVDVIRKALAKTLVFYYPFAGRLREGVGRKLMVDCTGEGVLFIEADADVSLKDFGDNLLPPFPCLDELLYDVPGSSDLLNAPLLLIQVTRLKCGGFILALRMNHTMSDAYGIVQFMNALAEISRGMNEPSISPVWCRELLSARDPPRVTCIHPEIEQEPGNNEAIIISLLDNMVQRTFFFGPAEVAKIHSLLPTNMIHKYTKFEIITAFAWRCRTIALHPDSDEEVRMISVVNARSTSFNLQLPNGYYGNVIVYSVAVTSARKLIENPLEYALNLIQKSKANVTKEYIHSLADLMVIKGRPSFSLKGLFAVSNVTHAGIKDVDFGWGKAVYGGPANDSSFPGIVSYYLPFKNGRGEKGLVLPLRLPAHAMERFVEELDSVLKNSINNPTKGDPTSPIIKSLL, from the exons ATGGCTCAATCTCTGTTATTCACAGTGAAGAGACGTGCCCCTGAGTTGGTCATTCCATCTAAACCCACACCTCGTGAAATAAAATTACTCTCAGACCTTGATGACCATGATACCTTACGTTTTCATATTGCTGGCATACAATTTTACAAGTATGATCCAAATATGGCAGGGAAAGACCCTGTTGATGTTATTAGAAAAGCACTTGCGAAAACACTTGTGTTTTATTATCCATTTGCAGGTAGATTGAGAGAAGGTGTTGGTAGGAAACTTATGGTTGATTGTACTGGAGAAGGTGTTTTGTTTATTGAAGCTGATGCTGATGTTTCTCTTAAAGATTTCGGTGAtaatcttcttcctccatttccttGCTTGGATGAGCTACTTTATGATGTTCCTGGTTCTTCAGACTTGCTTAATGCTCCATTGCTGCTTATTCAG GTTACACGCCTCAAGTGTGGTGGTTTCATTTTAGCTCTTCGAATGAACCATACGATGAGTGATGCATACGGTATAGTTCAATTCATGAATGCCTTAGCTGAAATATCTCGCGGGATGAATGAACCTTCAATCTCACCAGTGTGGTGCCGAGAGCTTCTAAGCGCAAGAGATCCACCAAGAGTGACATGTATTCATCCTGAAATCGAACAGGAACCTGGTAACAATGAAGCCATAATCATATCCTTATTAGACAACATGGTCCAACGCACTTTCTTCTTTGGACCGGCCGAGGTAGCCAAAATTCACTCTCTCCTTCCGACCAACATGATACACAAGTACACCAAATTTGAAATCATCACTGCATTTGCTTGGCGTTGTCGTACAATAGCGTTACATCCAGATTCAGACGAAGAAGTTCGTATGATAAGCGTAGTCAATGCACGTAGCACATCGTTTAACCTACAACTACCAAATGGTTACTATGGTAATGTTATTGTGTATTCTGTTGCAGTGACATCAGCaagaaaattaattgaaaatcCATTGGAGTATGCATTGAATTTAATTCAGAAATCAAAAGCTAATGTCACCAAAGAGTATATCCATTCTTTAGCCGACTTAATGGTTATCAAAGGTCGACCTAGTTTTTCCTTAAAGGGATTGTTTGCAGTATCCAATGTTACACATGCTGGAATTAAAGATGTTGATTTTGGTTGGGGGAAAGCTGTTTATGGTGGACCAGCCAACGATAGTTCTTTTCCTGGCATTGTTAGTTACTACTTACCATTTAAAAACGGTAGAGGAGAGAAAGGTTTGGTTTTACCGCTTCGTTTGCCAGCTCATGCCATGGAGAGGTTTGTTGAAGAGTTAGATAGTGTTCTTAAGAATAGCATTAACAATCCTACTAAGGGTGATCCAACATCTCCTATCATTAAATCGTTGTTGTAG